Proteins from a single region of Hyphomicrobiales bacterium 4NK60-0047b:
- a CDS encoding histidine phosphotransferase family protein, which yields MSVDKEITDLELAALVSSRICHDVVGPVGAIFNGLEVLEDDDDEQVKQYAMDVIRRNTKNAWARLEFARLAFGAAGSAGTDIPFNKIQDLANAILEEKHKVEWSSDHDFMPKGYAKLILNLVVVAVAAIPRGGVISFNVSGDVEKPEINISAKGDGARLPERVPTILSGESKEPIDALVIQPYYTYRLLKNGNLSIKLEFNENEVVFSVS from the coding sequence ATGAGTGTAGACAAAGAAATTACAGACCTGGAATTAGCAGCTTTAGTTTCCAGTCGAATTTGCCATGACGTTGTTGGCCCTGTTGGCGCGATTTTTAATGGGCTGGAAGTTTTAGAAGATGATGATGATGAACAGGTTAAGCAATATGCAATGGATGTTATCCGTCGCAATACCAAAAATGCTTGGGCTCGTTTAGAATTCGCCAGGTTGGCATTTGGCGCAGCCGGTTCTGCTGGAACAGATATTCCTTTCAATAAAATTCAAGACTTGGCAAATGCAATACTTGAGGAAAAACATAAGGTTGAGTGGAGTAGTGATCATGATTTTATGCCAAAAGGTTATGCTAAATTAATCCTAAACCTAGTTGTTGTGGCTGTGGCGGCCATCCCAAGAGGCGGGGTTATCTCTTTTAATGTTTCTGGTGATGTTGAAAAGCCAGAAATTAATATTTCAGCAAAAGGTGATGGAGCGAGATTACCAGAGCGTGTGCCAACTATTCTTAGTGGCGAATCAAAAGAGCCAATCGACGCGTTAGTTATCCAGCCATATTACACATACCGTCTTCTAAAAAATGGCAATTTATCTATAAAACTCGAATTTAATGAAAATGAAGTCGTATTTTCAGTCTCATAA
- the cysQ gene encoding 3'(2'),5'-bisphosphate nucleotidase CysQ, which translates to MSLPSFDDLNSALVPLAIEVGQLILSFYNSDLEVKTKSDDSPVTLADQAAEKSIIETITSCWPHITIVAEEMCAAGIIPDTNDPETNGTFFLIDPLDGTKEFINKRDEFTVNIALIVDNTPYYGLVLTPALGELFITLSEERSGYLQFSKKLGELSRDDKIFDQEKFAPILVRDWPSPGPVGVVSRSHPDDITVEFLKKNNVVEQIAAGSSLKFCQVARGIADIYPRFGPTMEWDTGAGHAVLCSAGGTLVTGSGEEFLYGKYDRNYLNGDFVACSKKELSKIKF; encoded by the coding sequence ATGTCTCTTCCCAGTTTTGACGATCTAAATTCAGCTCTTGTTCCACTTGCCATAGAGGTTGGACAACTTATTTTGAGCTTTTACAATTCCGATCTTGAAGTGAAAACTAAGAGCGATGATAGTCCGGTAACTTTGGCTGATCAGGCTGCTGAAAAAAGCATTATTGAGACGATAACCTCTTGCTGGCCTCACATAACCATCGTTGCTGAAGAGATGTGTGCTGCAGGCATAATCCCAGATACTAACGATCCAGAGACAAATGGTACTTTTTTTCTTATTGACCCTCTTGATGGCACTAAAGAGTTCATCAACAAGAGAGATGAATTCACAGTAAATATTGCTTTGATTGTTGATAACACACCATATTACGGTCTCGTTCTTACTCCTGCGCTTGGTGAACTTTTCATTACGCTTTCTGAGGAAAGGTCTGGTTATTTACAGTTTTCTAAAAAACTTGGGGAACTTTCAAGGGACGACAAGATTTTTGATCAAGAGAAATTTGCACCCATTTTGGTGAGAGATTGGCCATCACCTGGGCCTGTTGGTGTTGTTAGTCGTTCTCATCCCGATGACATCACGGTTGAGTTTTTAAAGAAAAACAATGTTGTCGAGCAAATAGCGGCTGGTTCTAGTTTAAAATTTTGCCAGGTTGCTAGGGGGATTGCTGATATATACCCTCGCTTTGGCCCAACTATGGAATGGGACACAGGCGCAGGCCATGCAGTCCTCTGTTCAGCTGGTGGCACCTTAGTGACTGGCTCTGGAGAGGAGTTTCTTTATGGGAAATATGATCGAAACTACTTAAATGGTGATTTTGTTGCTTGTTCAAAAAAAGAATTGTCTAAAATCAAGTTTTAG